In Glycine soja cultivar W05 chromosome 10, ASM419377v2, whole genome shotgun sequence, the genomic stretch GTCTATGAGGACATCGATGTGTGGCAGAGGAAAATTatctttgggactggctcgattcaggtcccgattgTCCACACACATTCATACCATCCCATCTTTCTAAGGGATCGACACAATGTTGGCCACTCACTCGGGGTATCGAGCCACCGCCAAGAAATCGACGTGGAATTGCTTTTTCACCTCGTCCTTGATCTTCAGCGACGTCTCGGGTTTCATTCTCCTTAGCTTTTGCTTCACCTCCTCCTTGTTGTTCTACCTCTATTAGAAACAATCGATAGATATATATACAAGGTCATCCAACCACCTAACTAAGATTTCTCTTATAGCTTTTCCAGACATATCTGATACAACTATCTATCCTAAAAATAAGTGATCCCAATAATCAAGAGATCaagatacaaaataaaattaaaatacaataagaATTAATACATACAATCAGAATTAAtacaaatataatcaattaaGATCAACACAATCATGTAGCAATATTCTCAATACAATTAGGATTAACACAATCATACAACAATATTCTCAATATTGTGCATTATATAATCATCCTTTTTCAGCCCCCTGGACTCTTTACAACCGCTAGGTGAATTGTATAGATCCAACTAAAAAGTTTAGTTTTAGAATTTTACATATCTACCGTGAAGGCAATGCTTATGCTGACAAGCTTGCTTCTTTTGGTGCATAGAATGCGGGAAAAAAATAGTAAGTGTCATGAATCTCTGACATAAGCTTCAACCAATTAACATTGTTTGAATGACAACTGTTGTAGTTGGACAACAATCACATAGTTTGTCCACCATGGTATGCTTTATGTTCCTATTGGTTATAGTTTTGGTATGCTTTATGTTCCTATTGGTTATAGCTTTGGTGCTAGAATGTTCAATTTGGAGTCCACAAGAGGAGGATCTCCATATGGTGCTGGAGTTTTTGCTGGAGATGGTACAAGACAAGCAAGTGAAATGGAGCTGGAGCTTGCAGAGTATCATGGCAAGTATATATGAAATTAGCCCATAAAAGCTAGATTGaattttgtgattaaaattCCATTAAGCCCTCCTAGCTAGGTCAGCATTCTAGTCTGTCCCAAGTTGGTGACCTCTAAATCAAACTTCTTAATGCACTCAAACAAACCATTGGTGacctcaaaatcaaactccaagtCAGTGTTGTCATAAAAGAACTCTAGATTTGAGAAGTGGGCAGCTGCATGCAATGGTCTATGAAGCTGACAATTCCATCTTTTATCAATGATTGCAAACACATCATTGTACTTGCTTTCATTGTTGTTGAAAGACTtgataattgtttcttttgccTTGTCCATTGCTGCATAAATATATCCCATGGCTAGTTTCGTTTCACCATCAACAAGATGAAGCACTTTCACAAGTGGAGCCATGACTTTAAGAGTGTAAACCACACTATTCCAAAAAAAAGGCATGAGCACTACCTTTGCAGCTTcttttcccttaaactccttagatagcttgttcaaggtccattcATCAGAAGTAAACATCTTTCTAATATTGGCTTTCGCTTTGTGGAGCCTTTCTAAGGTTAGATAAGAAGTGGCAAATCTAGTAATAGCATGTCTCACCAATTCCCTCTTGTTTGTAAAATTTCTCAACAAACTTAAGGTACTAGAATAGGCATAGATAAACCCAACTAGATTAATTGCCCTTCTAATTGTC encodes the following:
- the LOC114371364 gene encoding uncharacterized protein LOC114371364, which produces MVAAIGQYERHLPIPSYHDIRVPLLKKEVEYTENLIKGHREQWVRYGCTIMSDAWTDRKQRCIINFFINSQVGTMFWKSVDGSDFVKTGEKIFELLDATLEEVGEENVVQVVTDNGSNYVLAGKLLEEKRKHIYWTPCAAHCIDLMLEDIGKIPLIRKTIRRAINLVGFIYAYSSTLSLLRNFTNKRELVRHAITRFATSYLTLERLHKAKANIRKMFTSDEWTLNKLSKEFKGKEAAKVVLMPFFWNSVVYTLKVMAPLVKVLHLVDGETKLAMGYIYAAMDKAKETIIKSFNNNESKYNDVFAIIDKRWNCQLHRPLHAAAHFSNLEFFYDNTDLEFDFEVTNGLFECIKKFDLEVTNLGQTRMLT